One segment of Brassica napus cultivar Da-Ae chromosome C3, Da-Ae, whole genome shotgun sequence DNA contains the following:
- the LOC106387429 gene encoding LOW QUALITY PROTEIN: probable WRKY transcription factor 2 (The sequence of the model RefSeq protein was modified relative to this genomic sequence to represent the inferred CDS: deleted 2 bases in 1 codon), with translation MSGFEENVAVVMGEWVPCNPSSKRVLERELSLNHGQVTSNNNKDSSQTNNISGGGLRERIAARAGFNTPRLNTENIRSNTDSSSLRSPCLTISSPGLSPATLLDSPVFLSNPLAQPSPTTGKFPFLPGVNCNRLSYSDKEKDEFFDGVGASFTFHPVSTSSSSFFQGAGEMTPVDYGNYNNSPSHQSPEEDLKLGSEQSGLKRKSSDATTNTNDHQEVEEGEEEEQRGGDSMVGGGAPAEDGYNWRKYGQKLVKGSEYPRSYYKCTNPNCHVKKKVERSREGHITEIIYKGAHNHSKPPPNRRSGMQVDGTEQAEQQQRQQQRDNAGTWVSSNNTQQQVGSNENNGEEGGQYESGDGYGGVIMVDALSTFSNDEDEDDREGTHGSASLGYDGGGGEGEGDESESKRRKLEAYATEMSGATRAIREPRVVVQTTSDVDILDDGYRWRKYGQKVVKGNPNPRSYYKCTAPGCTVRKHVERASHDLKSVITTYEGKHDHEVPAARNSSHGGNGNSGVSAAQTQHYQEPPRGRFERQLTANNQSQFGRPFSFQPHLGPPSGFAFGLGQTGLGNLSIPGLAFGQGKLPSLPYQYLSQPGGMSEAMMRRGMEPKVEPGSETGQSVYNQIMSRLPQI, from the exons ATGTCTGGTTTTGAAGAAAACGTTGCTGTA GTAATGGGAGAGTGGGTGCCTTGTAATCCTAGCTCGAAACGTGTTCTTGAAAGAGAGTTATCTTTGAATCATGGTCAGGTTACTAGTAATAACAACAAGGATTCTTCGCAGACCAACAACATTTCAGGAGGTGGTTTAAGAGAAAGAATCGCTGCTCGTGCTGGATTCAACACTCCGAGGCTAAACACTGAGAACATCCGCTCTAACACCGACTCTTCTAGTCTTCGGTCTCCTTGCTTAACCATCTCTTCTCCTGGCCTTAGCCCTGCCACACTCTTGGATTCTCCTGTTTTCCTTTCTAACCCATTG GCTCAACCGTCTCCAACTACAGGGAAATTTCCATTTCTTCCGGGTGTTAACTGTAACAGATTGTCTTATTCTGATAAAGAGAAAGACGAGTTCTTTGATGGCGTTGGAGCATCATTCACATTCCATCCTGTTTCAACATCCTCCTCCTCTTTCTTCCAAGGCGCTGGAGAGATGACGCCAGTTGATTATGGTAACTACAACAACAGTCCTTCTCATCAGTCCCCAGAAGAAGATTTAAAACTCGGTTCTGAACAAAGTGGCTTGAAGAGGAAGTCATCTGATGCCACTACAAACACCAATGATCATCAAGAAgtggaagaaggagaagaggaagagcaaAGAGGTGGTGATTCCATGGTTGGTGGCGGTGCGCCTGCAGAGGATGGATATAACTGGAGGAAGTACGGACAAAAGTTAGTTAAAGGAAGCGAGTATCCGCGAAGCTATTACAAGTGCACAAACCCGAACTgtcatgtgaagaagaaggTCGAGAGATCAAGAGAAGGCCACATTACTGAGATTATATACAAAGGAGCTCATAATCACTCCAAGCCTCCACCTAACCGCCGCTCGGGAATGCAAGTAGATGGAACTGAACAAGCTGAACAACAACAACGGCAGCAGCAGAGAGATAACGCTGGAACGTGGGTTAGTAGTAATAACACTCAACAACAAGTTGGAAGCAATGAGAACAATGGGGAAGAAGGAGGTCAGTATGAGTCAGGTGATGGTTATGGTGGTGTAATCATGGTGGATGCCTTGTCGACATTCTctaatgatgaagatgaagatgatcgAGAAGGGACTCATGGGAGTGCTTCTTTGGGATATGATGGAGgtggaggagaaggagaaggagatgaatcCGAATCGAAAAGAAG GAAACTTGAGGCTTACGCAACAGAGATGAGTGGAGCGACAAGAGCTATACGTGAGCCAAGAGTCGTTGTTCAGACAACGAGTGATGTTGACATTCTCGACGATGGCTATCGCTGGCGAAAGTATGGTCAGAAAGTTGTTAAAGGCAATCCAAACCCGAG GAGTTACTATAAATGCACAGCACCTGGATGTACAGTGAGGAAACATGTAGAGAGAGCTTCTCATGATCTCAAATCCGTTATAACCACCTACGAAGGCAAACACGACCACGAAGTCCCCGCCGCACGCAACAGCAGCCACGGTGGAAACGGTAACAGCGGCGTTTCAGCCGCTCAAACACAACATTACCAAGAGCCACCACGTGGCAGATTCGAAAGACAACTAACGGCGAACAACCAGTCTCAATTTGGACGTCCGTTTAGTTTCCAGCCTCATTTGGGTCCCCCTTCAGGTTTTGCGTTCGGTCTAGGACAAACCGGTTTGGGTAATCTTTCGATTCCTGGTTTAGCGTTTGGTCAAGGGAAGTTACCGAGTTTGCCTTACCAGTATCTGAGTCAACCGGGTGGAATGAGTGAAGCGATGATGCGGAGAGGGATGGAGCCTAAGGTTGAACCGGGTTCAGAAACAGGACAATCGGTATATAACCAGATAATGAGTAGATTACCACAGATTTGA
- the LOC125584208 gene encoding putative 4-hydroxy-4-methyl-2-oxoglutarate aldolase 3, which translates to MAAFATAEACDSNAELISNGDLRALHPVFKIYGQRRCFSGPIVTLKVFEDNVLVRNQLETKGEGAVLVIDGGGSMRCALVGGNLGQLAQNNGWVGIVVNGCVRDVDEINDCDVGVRALGSNPLKSSKKGHGEKNVPVNIGGTLIRDGEWLYADSDGILISKTELSV; encoded by the coding sequence ATGGCTGCATTTGCAACCGCAGAAGCGTGTGACAGTAACGCAGAACTAATATCAAACGGAGACCTACGAGCTCTCCACCCAGTCTTCAAGATCTATGGCCAAAGAAGATGCTTCTCCGGACCAATCGTGACACTCAAGGTCTTTGAAGACAACGTCCTGGTCAGAAACCAACTAGAGACAAAAGGAGAAGGCGCAGTCTTAGTAATAGACGGTGGTGGAAGCATGAGATGCGCGCTTGTTGGAGGAAACCTCGGACAGTTAGCTCAGAACAACGGGTGGGTGGGGATTGTGGTGAATGGATGCGTTAGAGATGTGGATGAGATCAATGACTGCGATGTTGGGGTTAGGGCATTGGGTTCTAACCCGTTGAAGTCTAGTAAGAAAGGTCATGGTGAGAAGAATGTGCCGGTTAATATTGGAGGGACTTTGATCAGGGATGGGGAATGGCTTTATGCTGATAGCGATGGTATCTTGATCTCCAAGACCGAACTCTCCGTCTGA
- the LOC106383691 gene encoding probable receptor-like protein kinase At5g24010, which produces MDYILCARPAVDPLLVREQVNLAEWAVEWQKKGMLDQIVDPNIADQIKPCSLKKFAETAEKCCADYGVDRPTIGDVLWNFEHVLQLQESGLMDNTEEACGDVNGSETARQGPSSGSNTERYSGDGTLGIIDSSQVFI; this is translated from the exons ATGGACTATA TTCTCTGCGCTAGACCAGCTGTTGATCCGTTGCTTGTAAGAGAGCAAGTGAACTTAGCAGAGTGGGCTGTTGAGTGGCAAAAGAAGGGAATGCTAGATCAAATCGTTGATCCGAATATCGCTGATCAGATCAAACCGTGCTCGTTGAAGAAGTTTGCGGAAACTGCGGAGAAGTGCTGTGCGGATTACGGTGTGGATAGACCAACGATAGGTGATGTTCTGTGGAACTTCGAACATGTGCTCCAGCTTCAAGAATCTGGACTAATGGACAACACTGAAGAAGCTTGTGGAGATGTTAATGGCTCGGAGACGGCAAGGCAGGGTCCGTCTAGTGGCTCGAACACAGAGAGGTACAGTGGAGATGGGACTTTAGGTATAATCGATAGTAGCCAAGTGTTTATTTAA